The following coding sequences are from one bacterium SCSIO 12741 window:
- a CDS encoding endonuclease/exonuclease/phosphatase family protein yields the protein MKTWISIYFYRTLSWAVGLSCLLFLISSWIFPESFMHLLLLSFAIQGSALLALAGLYFLKRRNFVLLFVSWATAAVMINPVILEWNQNPAQLGSPTSSDLRIAHFNVLRVNKDTEEIIEKALSSDAQVVSIQENDRFWDQRLKQKMLKAYPYYLTSPSDDCYGISVYSKIPFESHKMIDVEGKKCVVAEINWDGYRTNLALVHATSPGTPSEFDQRNSHLAKLAEELKSLPHPLIVVGDLNAVPWDPVLLRWKKDLTLVRSGGFTPTFPVPLFPMMIPLDHVMHSPEIASVKHEIIPVWSSDHFGVCASLRIQNASSSTAGL from the coding sequence ATGAAAACCTGGATATCCATCTACTTTTATCGGACCCTTTCCTGGGCTGTCGGATTATCGTGTCTGCTCTTTTTGATCAGCAGTTGGATATTTCCGGAGAGTTTCATGCACTTGTTGTTGCTTTCCTTTGCCATTCAAGGGAGTGCGTTACTTGCACTGGCTGGATTGTATTTTCTGAAGAGGAGAAATTTTGTTTTGCTTTTCGTTTCCTGGGCCACTGCTGCGGTCATGATTAATCCAGTTATTTTGGAATGGAATCAAAATCCAGCCCAATTGGGTAGCCCGACCTCGTCTGATTTGCGCATTGCTCACTTCAATGTTCTTCGGGTAAACAAAGACACCGAAGAAATTATCGAGAAGGCCCTAAGTTCCGATGCTCAGGTTGTGTCCATTCAGGAAAATGATCGCTTTTGGGACCAACGCCTAAAGCAGAAAATGCTGAAGGCTTACCCTTACTATTTGACCTCACCGAGCGACGATTGCTACGGGATTTCGGTCTACTCCAAAATTCCATTTGAAAGTCACAAGATGATCGACGTAGAGGGTAAAAAATGTGTTGTGGCGGAAATAAACTGGGATGGGTACAGAACGAACTTAGCTTTGGTTCATGCTACTTCACCAGGCACTCCATCAGAGTTTGATCAAAGAAATAGTCACCTGGCAAAATTGGCAGAAGAGCTCAAGTCTTTGCCACATCCACTCATTGTGGTGGGAGATTTGAATGCGGTTCCCTGGGATCCTGTCCTACTTCGGTGGAAAAAGGATCTGACTTTGGTTCGTTCCGGCGGATTTACACCCACCTTTCCCGTTCCTCTATTCCCAATGATGATTCCCTTGGACCACGTGATGCATTCACCCGAGATCGCTTCCGTAAAGCATGAAATCATTCCAGTTTGGTCATCCGACCATTTCGGCGTTTGTGCGTCCCTCAGAATTCAAAATGCCAGTTCTTCTACGGCTGGTCTGTAG
- a CDS encoding T9SS type A sorting domain-containing protein codes for MKKYLSLLLCGATWATLGAQNDKVQGYIDNPSSIVYTSIATEGDGLDSPVDLDFNPQVPWELWVINMRTENQGGSTVTIRAAGRSAQQAIHLVDGNAWHFMSLPTALAFGDNGAWGSAPGVYDANHQGGARPPFTGPSLWSADLTIYAQNHGPGTNGSHLDMLHESPRCMGMAWEKDNIYWVFDGEFGHPVMYDFAADHGPGQHFHGDGKVRRYPEVSLNRLGLIPSHMDFDKDRKWLYMNDVGRSRVLRMDITTGTVKGNSTFPQMEQLAEYVDMENVTFEVINDKDFIRPSGLAMDGDVLIISDNGSGELLFYDVSDPSFPLLRRIKVPYNDIMGITIGPEGRIWFVDKASKQLVRMDEATAALGIDETKPSVEVSVYPNPVVNELRVNISQVGEKVSMNLYNLQGQSVTSTFVSSGQGQWTASTSELKPGMYLLEVQMDHEVIHHQRILK; via the coding sequence ATGAAAAAATACTTATCGCTGCTCCTCTGTGGGGCAACTTGGGCTACGCTGGGGGCTCAAAATGACAAAGTACAGGGGTACATAGACAACCCATCATCGATAGTTTACACATCCATTGCAACGGAAGGAGACGGATTGGATAGTCCAGTGGATTTGGACTTTAATCCACAAGTACCTTGGGAGTTATGGGTTATAAATATGCGTACGGAAAATCAAGGGGGGAGCACGGTGACGATCCGGGCTGCAGGGCGGTCAGCTCAACAGGCGATCCATTTGGTTGACGGAAATGCCTGGCATTTCATGTCATTACCTACGGCATTGGCCTTTGGTGATAATGGTGCCTGGGGGAGCGCACCGGGTGTTTATGACGCCAATCATCAGGGTGGAGCTCGGCCTCCCTTCACCGGACCCTCATTGTGGTCGGCTGACTTGACCATTTATGCTCAAAACCATGGACCAGGTACGAACGGAAGCCATTTGGACATGCTTCATGAAAGCCCACGATGTATGGGTATGGCCTGGGAAAAAGACAATATTTACTGGGTTTTTGATGGCGAATTCGGCCATCCTGTGATGTACGATTTTGCCGCTGATCACGGACCCGGACAGCATTTTCATGGAGACGGAAAGGTTCGCCGCTATCCGGAGGTTAGTCTCAACCGTTTGGGACTCATTCCTTCACACATGGATTTTGATAAAGACCGCAAATGGCTTTATATGAATGATGTGGGTCGGTCAAGAGTTTTGCGCATGGACATTACTACCGGAACCGTTAAAGGAAATTCAACCTTTCCTCAAATGGAGCAATTGGCCGAGTATGTAGATATGGAAAACGTGACATTCGAAGTCATCAACGATAAGGATTTCATCCGACCAAGTGGATTGGCCATGGATGGTGATGTTTTGATCATTTCGGATAATGGAAGTGGTGAGCTCTTATTCTACGATGTATCTGACCCTTCTTTTCCACTGCTACGAAGAATTAAGGTTCCTTACAACGACATTATGGGAATTACCATTGGACCGGAAGGTCGCATTTGGTTTGTCGACAAAGCGTCCAAGCAATTGGTGCGTATGGATGAGGCAACGGCTGCCTTGGGAATAGACGAGACCAAACCTTCGGTTGAGGTATCTGTCTATCCTAATCCGGTAGTTAACGAACTGCGGGTAAACATCAGTCAAGTGGGAGAGAAGGTATCGATGAATTTGTATAACCTTCAAGGGCAGTCTGTCACTTCAACTTTTGTTTCTTCAGGACAAGGTCAATGGACCGCATCCACCAGTGAGTTGAAGCCTGGAATGTACTTGTTGGAGGTGCAAATGGACCATGAAGTTATTCACCACCAACGAATTTTAAAGTAG
- a CDS encoding SDR family NAD(P)-dependent oxidoreductase — MEPKTVFITGATAGIGKATAELLAQKGYRLILTGRRADRLHHLKEVLGRLTDVWTLNFDVRDRYAIPDELRSIPESFLPIDVLINNAGNAYGLAPIHEGDHEDWDNMIDINVKGLLNVTRQVVPKMVEEKRGHVINIASLAGRETYPNGNVYCASKHAVVALTEGMRKDLNPYGIKVTSIDPGLVETEFSEVRFHGDMEKAQKVYEGYSPLKPEDIAETIEFVLSRPSHVNIADMLVLCTDQASSTQVRKEL, encoded by the coding sequence ATGGAACCCAAAACCGTGTTCATTACCGGAGCCACTGCCGGTATCGGAAAAGCCACCGCCGAACTGCTAGCTCAAAAAGGATATCGCCTCATACTCACAGGTAGAAGGGCGGACAGACTCCATCACTTAAAAGAAGTTTTAGGACGATTGACGGATGTCTGGACTTTAAATTTTGATGTTCGTGACCGTTACGCTATTCCTGATGAATTGCGATCTATTCCTGAATCGTTTCTACCCATCGACGTGTTGATCAACAATGCAGGAAATGCCTACGGATTGGCTCCAATTCACGAGGGTGATCATGAGGATTGGGACAACATGATTGATATCAATGTAAAAGGTCTCTTGAATGTTACTCGCCAGGTTGTTCCTAAAATGGTGGAGGAAAAAAGGGGGCATGTGATCAATATCGCATCGTTGGCCGGTCGGGAAACCTATCCTAACGGCAATGTTTATTGCGCCAGCAAACATGCGGTTGTAGCTTTGACCGAAGGAATGCGAAAAGACCTGAATCCTTATGGCATAAAGGTCACTTCCATTGATCCGGGATTGGTAGAAACGGAGTTTTCAGAAGTTCGTTTTCACGGGGATATGGAAAAGGCTCAGAAAGTGTATGAGGGTTACTCTCCTCTTAAGCCCGAGGATATTGCTGAAACGATCGAATTTGTATTGTCTCGCCCAAGTCATGTGAACATTGCTGACATGCTTGTTCTTTGTACAGATCAAGCCAGTTCTACTCAGGTTCGAAAAGAGCTTTAA
- a CDS encoding T9SS type A sorting domain-containing protein, protein MKSIFILLATGLCLWGNAQQSVDQSFTFQGTSKKYSLYIPSGYQSSTPAKMMLGMHPFNTNRWDAEAWRDTLTDFAEANQLLLVCPDGGPDGNILDPIDTAFTSALLDSVHQWYSIDSQNQYIMGFSRGGQATYVYGLDNAPRFGGYIVIGAAASASDLTNPRRANADGEPFAILHGSGDAPGFRFTPLRDALQSNNAVVWDTLMPNVGHTIDFTNRNALLTQAFQFVDSVNNYVAPQPTSVQDAEQQGTIRFWPNPVFDQLNVEDLTNSPKQVVIRDLQGRIVYDNTPTGSIQIDTSDWTPGTYRLQVGDQVFSLLKMD, encoded by the coding sequence ATGAAATCCATTTTTATCCTGCTTGCAACTGGATTATGTCTTTGGGGTAATGCCCAGCAATCCGTCGATCAATCCTTTACCTTTCAAGGAACGTCTAAAAAATACTCCCTCTACATTCCATCGGGCTACCAAAGTTCTACTCCAGCAAAAATGATGTTGGGCATGCATCCGTTCAACACCAACAGGTGGGACGCCGAAGCATGGCGGGATACCTTAACCGATTTTGCGGAGGCCAATCAATTGCTATTGGTTTGTCCGGACGGAGGACCTGATGGCAACATCCTGGATCCCATCGATACGGCCTTTACCTCTGCCTTGTTAGATTCTGTTCACCAGTGGTATTCCATTGATTCGCAGAATCAATACATCATGGGGTTTTCTCGGGGCGGACAAGCGACCTACGTTTATGGGCTGGACAATGCACCTCGATTTGGTGGCTACATCGTAATCGGTGCCGCCGCCTCTGCCTCCGACTTAACCAATCCCAGAAGGGCAAATGCCGATGGTGAACCTTTTGCCATTCTCCATGGCTCGGGCGATGCTCCTGGTTTCCGGTTTACCCCACTAAGAGATGCGCTTCAATCCAATAACGCTGTTGTATGGGATACTTTGATGCCCAATGTTGGTCATACCATTGATTTTACGAACCGCAATGCGCTTTTGACCCAGGCTTTCCAATTTGTAGATTCGGTAAACAATTATGTTGCCCCTCAACCTACCTCCGTGCAAGACGCAGAGCAACAGGGAACTATCCGCTTTTGGCCAAATCCAGTATTTGATCAATTGAATGTAGAAGACTTGACCAACTCGCCGAAACAAGTGGTTATTCGTGATTTACAAGGTCGGATCGTTTATGACAACACCCCTACTGGAAGTATTCAGATCGACACGTCAGATTGGACTCCCGGCACTTACCGATTGCAGGTGGGAGATCAGGTATTTTCGCTGCTTAAAATGGATTAA
- a CDS encoding glycosyltransferase family 9 protein: protein MPKILIIRFSSIGDIVLTTPVIRAAKKQIENAEVHLLTKKAFLPVVEANPYLDKIHVINSKVSEVMPDLKKENFDFVADLHNNLRSSRVKRGLRVESASFPKLNWEKWLLVNFKKNRMPDLHIVERYIYTLARFGVTADGEGLDYFIPDEEKVDLKKALPDSFQKGYLAWVIGGSYYTKMMPVDKVLSIARKIKQPIVLLGGPEDRENGKEIRMRMGDQVYNACGEFSINASASLVEQASAVITNDTGLMHVAAAFNRPVLSVWGNTTPDLGMYPYMPGKEGLSKIMQIEDLSCRPCSKLGHKKCPKKHFYCMRLLDEDVIAEWANQAF, encoded by the coding sequence GTGCCAAAAATTCTGATCATACGTTTTAGTTCCATCGGAGACATCGTGTTGACTACACCGGTTATCCGTGCCGCTAAAAAGCAGATTGAAAATGCCGAGGTACACTTGTTGACCAAAAAGGCCTTTCTGCCTGTGGTTGAGGCTAATCCCTATTTGGATAAGATTCACGTTATCAACTCCAAGGTGTCGGAGGTAATGCCCGACTTGAAAAAGGAGAACTTTGATTTCGTTGCCGATCTTCACAACAACCTTCGCTCCTCACGAGTAAAGCGGGGGTTACGCGTTGAATCGGCCTCATTCCCCAAACTCAACTGGGAAAAATGGTTGCTCGTCAACTTCAAGAAAAACCGCATGCCCGATCTCCATATTGTGGAGCGATACATCTACACATTAGCCCGTTTTGGAGTAACTGCCGATGGAGAGGGGTTGGATTATTTTATTCCCGATGAGGAGAAGGTAGATCTAAAAAAGGCATTGCCCGATTCCTTCCAAAAGGGTTACCTGGCTTGGGTAATTGGTGGTTCTTATTACACCAAGATGATGCCCGTGGACAAGGTTCTTTCCATCGCTCGAAAAATCAAGCAGCCCATCGTTTTGCTGGGTGGTCCTGAGGACCGTGAAAATGGAAAAGAGATTCGGATGCGCATGGGAGATCAGGTGTACAATGCATGCGGTGAATTTTCGATCAATGCATCTGCTTCATTGGTAGAACAGGCCAGTGCAGTTATCACCAACGACACCGGTTTGATGCACGTAGCGGCAGCATTCAACCGGCCGGTTTTATCCGTTTGGGGAAATACCACGCCCGACCTGGGGATGTATCCTTATATGCCTGGAAAAGAAGGCTTGTCGAAAATTATGCAGATCGAAGATTTGAGTTGCCGGCCTTGTTCTAAGTTGGGCCACAAGAAGTGCCCTAAAAAGCACTTTTATTGCATGCGGTTGCTCGATGAGGATGTGATTGCAGAATGGGCCAACCAAGCTTTTTAA
- a CDS encoding RNA polymerase sigma factor: MSCTTIKKSLSMQTYQEHPDEELMARLGQGNKGAFDELYRRYKDKLFYYFYRMLAQDREKAEDFLQDLFMRIIEKPGYFDTNRSFRPWVYSVAHNMVKNEYKKMAVRQVIDRNADASQVKMNGHDPLEATNTSRFKERLYSCLNEMDEDRKTAFLLKYHEGFSLEEIAAILDIKVGTVKSRLYYVKAELAEKLKDYDPRNGKNINNHSN; the protein is encoded by the coding sequence ATGAGCTGTACGACCATTAAGAAATCACTGAGTATGCAAACCTATCAGGAACACCCGGACGAAGAATTGATGGCCCGCCTCGGACAGGGAAACAAAGGTGCTTTCGACGAGCTTTACCGCCGTTACAAAGACAAATTGTTTTACTACTTCTACCGAATGCTGGCCCAAGACCGGGAAAAAGCAGAAGACTTTCTGCAAGACCTGTTCATGCGAATCATTGAAAAACCAGGATACTTCGATACCAATCGATCATTTAGACCCTGGGTATACAGTGTAGCGCACAACATGGTCAAAAACGAATACAAGAAAATGGCCGTACGGCAAGTCATTGATCGCAATGCAGACGCCTCCCAGGTTAAAATGAATGGACATGATCCGCTGGAGGCCACGAACACGAGTCGATTTAAGGAAAGGCTTTACAGCTGCCTGAACGAAATGGACGAGGATCGAAAAACAGCCTTCCTGCTCAAGTATCATGAAGGATTTAGCCTCGAAGAAATTGCAGCCATCCTGGACATAAAAGTTGGGACCGTGAAATCGAGACTGTATTACGTAAAAGCCGAACTGGCAGAAAAATTAAAAGACTACGACCCGAGAAATGGGAAGAACATAAATAACCACAGCAATTAA
- a CDS encoding cation transporter, giving the protein MASGHHHHSHHHHHDHDHHDSHFHVHGAVKNLKIAFLLNLTFTIIELVGGLLTNSMAILSDAIHDLGDTLAIGSALFFEQKSGKKRDNKFSYGYRRLSTLAALLNVIILTAGSIIIAVETIPRLMNPQPVHAGGMIGLAILGVLMNGLAVWRLSRDKDSVNQRTVMLHLMEDSLGWAAVLLGSIVIYFTGWIIIDPILSMGIALYILYNALKHLRGILNIFLQAVPSKLNLEEVKKHILQLDEVEEVHDMHVWTLDGEFHVGSLHLVVPMDMPINRAEGVKKEVRQLFADAGIQHVTIEVEGLDEDCEMENCLE; this is encoded by the coding sequence ATGGCCTCTGGACATCATCATCATTCACACCACCATCATCATGATCACGATCATCACGATAGCCATTTTCATGTACATGGGGCGGTAAAGAATCTGAAGATTGCCTTTTTGCTCAACCTCACTTTTACCATCATTGAATTGGTGGGGGGACTATTAACCAATTCCATGGCCATTCTTTCCGATGCCATTCATGATTTGGGTGATACCCTGGCCATTGGATCGGCCTTATTTTTTGAGCAGAAGTCCGGGAAGAAAAGAGATAACAAGTTTAGCTACGGTTACCGAAGGTTGTCCACCTTGGCGGCCTTGCTCAATGTGATTATCCTAACGGCTGGTTCCATCATCATTGCTGTGGAAACGATTCCCCGTTTAATGAACCCTCAGCCGGTTCACGCAGGAGGAATGATTGGATTGGCCATATTGGGCGTGTTGATGAATGGCTTGGCTGTTTGGCGTTTGAGCCGGGATAAGGATTCGGTAAACCAAAGAACGGTGATGCTTCACCTTATGGAAGACAGTTTAGGCTGGGCTGCTGTACTGCTTGGTTCCATTGTCATCTACTTCACCGGTTGGATAATTATCGATCCGATTTTATCCATGGGTATAGCGCTCTATATTTTGTACAACGCACTCAAACATTTAAGAGGTATTCTCAACATATTCCTTCAGGCAGTTCCCTCCAAACTCAATCTCGAGGAAGTAAAAAAGCACATCCTTCAGCTTGATGAAGTAGAAGAAGTTCATGATATGCATGTTTGGACCTTGGATGGTGAGTTTCATGTGGGAAGTCTTCACCTTGTGGTACCCATGGATATGCCGATCAATCGGGCGGAGGGAGTGAAGAAGGAAGTTCGTCAATTATTTGCCGATGCAGGCATTCAGCATGTCACCATTGAAGTAGAAGGACTCGATGAGGATTGCGAAATGGAAAACTGCCTGGAATAG
- a CDS encoding DUF4136 domain-containing protein, which yields MMKNLIWASLILLLAGCQKYPSDSVRLEDEDVVGTLYDQSTDFTQLKTYSIVDSIFYFKSEAGSNVPDTIVFEQSDQLKSLIRSNMNTRGWTEVDTSQNPDVGIDIILVSGENVGSYNYWNYYPYYWGWGGYGYWYPWYGGTVYYTYDVGTIHVDMIDLKNVDHDSEKLRVIWNSAAMGILSNTQSYNHERVRNAVNKMFEHSPYLTK from the coding sequence ATGATGAAAAACCTGATTTGGGCCTCGCTGATTCTCCTTTTAGCGGGTTGCCAGAAATATCCTTCAGATTCGGTTAGGCTGGAGGACGAAGATGTTGTGGGGACGCTCTACGACCAGAGCACAGACTTTACCCAACTTAAAACCTATTCAATCGTGGACAGTATTTTCTACTTCAAGTCAGAAGCAGGAAGCAATGTTCCAGATACTATCGTTTTTGAGCAAAGCGATCAGCTAAAATCCTTGATCAGGTCTAATATGAATACCCGTGGATGGACGGAAGTAGATACTTCACAAAATCCGGATGTGGGAATTGATATCATTTTGGTAAGTGGCGAAAATGTAGGTTCCTACAACTACTGGAACTACTACCCTTACTACTGGGGCTGGGGCGGATACGGCTACTGGTACCCTTGGTATGGCGGAACGGTTTACTACACTTACGATGTGGGAACCATCCACGTAGACATGATTGACCTGAAAAATGTGGATCACGATAGCGAGAAACTCCGGGTTATCTGGAACAGCGCCGCAATGGGGATTTTGAGCAATACCCAGTCCTACAACCACGAACGGGTTAGGAACGCAGTTAACAAGATGTTTGAACATTCACCTTACCTCACCAAATAA
- a CDS encoding outer membrane beta-barrel protein: protein MMKRIWLIVVMCLSMAGIARAQGMSEWQLSVNYNIGIPLGDFGDFISPGSFRGGNLEVDYFLNEKFSVGGIIGWNGFYERKNNQTYMFDGGAISGTRYNYFYALPIMLKAQYFFVDAGQILPYAGLGVGTVYTEHETYMGFIGFATEKWKFGLAPELGLHMGLGQSGWAFKVAGRYNAIFYNENNLNTVDYLGVNLGFNYDF, encoded by the coding sequence ATGATGAAAAGAATTTGGCTTATCGTAGTTATGTGCTTGTCCATGGCCGGAATCGCCAGAGCACAGGGCATGAGTGAATGGCAACTTTCCGTGAACTACAACATTGGAATTCCTTTGGGAGATTTTGGTGACTTTATTAGCCCTGGAAGTTTCCGTGGAGGTAACTTGGAAGTGGATTACTTCCTGAATGAAAAGTTCTCTGTAGGAGGAATCATCGGTTGGAATGGTTTTTACGAGCGTAAAAACAACCAGACCTATATGTTTGACGGGGGAGCCATCAGCGGAACTCGTTACAACTACTTCTATGCACTTCCCATCATGTTGAAGGCTCAGTACTTCTTTGTGGATGCCGGACAGATTTTGCCTTACGCTGGTTTGGGAGTTGGTACAGTATATACTGAACATGAAACCTACATGGGTTTTATCGGATTTGCAACGGAAAAATGGAAATTTGGATTGGCTCCTGAGCTGGGACTCCACATGGGCTTAGGCCAAAGTGGCTGGGCCTTTAAAGTAGCAGGAAGGTACAATGCCATTTTCTACAACGAGAACAACTTGAATACCGTGGATTACCTTGGAGTGAATCTCGGATTCAATTACGATTTCTAA
- a CDS encoding FAD-dependent oxidoreductase → MVREIELTLKPEEAGSLDRRKLSAARWLSISPDEISSIQVLRRSIDARKKQVKIRLRLRVYIQEEAPENLTEKAQYGNVSDAERVLVIGSGPAGLFAALRLIELGLKPLVIERGKDVSNRRKDLSKIHREHLIDPDSNYCFGEGGAGTYSDGKLYTRSKKRGSLNRILDLFIAFGAVEDIRIDAHPHIGTNKLPKIIANMRKQIIESGGEVHFDTRMEDLVLEGNEVRGIVDQNGNRFEAKHLILATGHSARDVYELLHRKGIAMEAKAFAMGVRIEHPQPLIDKIQYHCDTDRGKYLPAASYSLVHQVVGKGVYSFCMCPGGFIVPAATAPGEVVVNGMSTSTRDSRYANSGMVVTVEPEELKGFHQYGVLAGLRYQMALEKQAWQAGGETQTAPAQRMVDFVNGNLSGELNNCSYIPGIQSSPMHEWLPKDIRFRLQKGFQAFGRKMKGYYTNEAQILGVESRTSSPIRIPRDKEKLVHPEIGGLYPCGEGAGYAGGIVSAAMDGERCAEAIAQSIK, encoded by the coding sequence GTGGTTAGGGAGATTGAACTTACCCTCAAACCGGAAGAAGCCGGCTCCCTTGATCGTAGGAAGCTTAGCGCTGCGCGTTGGCTTTCCATTAGTCCTGATGAAATTTCGTCCATTCAGGTGCTGCGTCGATCTATTGATGCGCGTAAAAAGCAGGTCAAAATCAGACTTCGTTTACGGGTTTATATTCAGGAAGAGGCTCCTGAAAATTTAACCGAAAAGGCCCAATATGGAAATGTGTCCGATGCGGAACGCGTATTGGTCATTGGCTCAGGTCCCGCTGGTTTGTTTGCTGCGCTGCGCCTAATCGAATTAGGGCTCAAACCCCTGGTCATTGAGCGGGGTAAAGATGTTTCTAACCGTAGAAAGGATTTGAGCAAAATCCATCGGGAGCACCTTATCGATCCGGATTCCAACTACTGTTTTGGAGAAGGGGGAGCGGGTACTTATTCGGATGGAAAACTTTATACCCGGTCGAAAAAGCGAGGCAGCCTCAATCGGATACTTGATCTGTTTATCGCTTTTGGAGCAGTGGAAGATATCCGTATTGACGCCCATCCCCATATCGGGACCAACAAGCTACCCAAGATCATTGCCAACATGAGAAAGCAGATCATAGAATCAGGTGGCGAGGTTCATTTCGATACTCGTATGGAAGACCTGGTTTTGGAGGGGAATGAAGTTCGGGGAATTGTGGATCAAAACGGAAATCGCTTTGAAGCGAAGCACCTCATTTTGGCAACCGGTCATTCGGCTCGGGATGTTTATGAGTTATTGCATCGCAAAGGGATTGCGATGGAGGCGAAGGCTTTTGCCATGGGCGTTAGAATCGAACATCCTCAACCTCTTATCGACAAAATTCAATACCACTGTGATACCGATCGCGGAAAGTACCTCCCGGCAGCCTCTTATAGCTTGGTTCATCAAGTAGTTGGAAAAGGTGTTTATTCCTTTTGTATGTGTCCCGGAGGATTCATTGTACCGGCAGCTACAGCCCCTGGAGAGGTAGTGGTAAATGGGATGAGTACTTCAACTCGGGATTCTCGCTACGCCAATTCAGGAATGGTGGTTACCGTGGAGCCTGAAGAACTAAAAGGTTTTCATCAATACGGTGTTCTTGCCGGATTACGCTACCAAATGGCTTTGGAAAAACAGGCCTGGCAAGCCGGTGGTGAAACCCAAACGGCCCCGGCACAGCGGATGGTTGATTTTGTAAATGGCAACCTTTCAGGCGAACTCAACAATTGCTCGTATATCCCAGGTATTCAATCCTCACCGATGCATGAGTGGTTACCCAAAGACATTCGCTTTCGACTTCAAAAAGGATTTCAGGCCTTCGGTCGAAAGATGAAGGGCTACTATACCAACGAAGCCCAAATATTAGGCGTGGAATCCAGAACTTCATCGCCCATTCGAATACCACGAGACAAGGAGAAATTGGTACACCCCGAAATTGGCGGTTTATACCCTTGTGGAGAAGGAGCTGGCTATGCTGGCGGAATTGTTTCAGCTGCAATGGATGGCGAACGATGTGCCGAAGCCATTGCTCAAAGTATTAAATAA
- a CDS encoding nucleoid-associated protein, translating to MFESSEARFLQLSVHAVGNKSKGDGITAAQYPYEPDDDLEAVLTPYFLKSFKSNETYRLSHETDVNLNEVYAYCRNIFHDPEQFHINSIHLLKHLYNQSEHPHIKPGEVYIALFDDLVLDGELTRGIGIFKSEQKDVFIQTNDHGNFVELDVKRGIDIKKLDKGCLIFETEEEAGYRAMIVDQNHYDAQYWKDHFLGLVPDQNEAYHTKNVINLCKDFSRQVIAVDENAKEQALFMARTVEYMQDNEQFTTESFEEAVFPEAQPEMKEKFQEFKQDYQKANEVQVETDFEIADETLKQEKRKIRNTIELDTNVQIKLNFRDLNSGDKFVERGYDPERGMYYYKVFFNREKR from the coding sequence ATGTTTGAATCTTCAGAAGCTCGATTTTTACAATTAAGTGTTCACGCTGTTGGCAACAAATCCAAGGGAGATGGAATCACTGCAGCCCAATATCCTTATGAACCCGATGATGATTTGGAAGCGGTTTTAACGCCCTATTTCCTCAAATCGTTCAAGTCCAATGAGACGTATCGTCTGTCGCACGAAACGGATGTGAACCTAAACGAGGTGTATGCCTACTGCCGAAATATCTTTCATGATCCTGAGCAATTTCACATCAATTCTATTCACCTGCTTAAGCACTTGTACAATCAGTCTGAGCATCCACACATTAAGCCGGGAGAGGTCTACATTGCCTTGTTCGATGATTTGGTTTTAGATGGTGAGTTGACCCGAGGAATTGGAATATTCAAATCGGAGCAAAAGGACGTTTTCATTCAAACCAATGATCACGGAAACTTTGTTGAACTGGATGTAAAGCGAGGTATCGATATCAAGAAGTTGGACAAAGGGTGCCTCATTTTTGAAACCGAAGAAGAAGCAGGATACCGGGCCATGATTGTTGACCAAAATCACTATGATGCCCAATACTGGAAGGATCATTTTTTGGGCTTGGTTCCGGATCAAAACGAAGCGTATCACACCAAGAATGTGATCAACCTATGCAAGGATTTTTCTCGTCAGGTGATTGCCGTGGATGAGAATGCCAAAGAGCAAGCGCTGTTTATGGCCCGCACGGTGGAATACATGCAGGACAACGAGCAGTTTACCACAGAATCGTTTGAAGAAGCTGTTTTTCCCGAAGCTCAGCCCGAGATGAAGGAAAAATTTCAGGAGTTTAAGCAGGACTACCAAAAGGCCAACGAAGTGCAGGTTGAGACCGATTTTGAGATCGCTGACGAAACGCTGAAACAAGAGAAGAGAAAGATTCGAAATACCATCGAACTGGATACCAACGTGCAAATCAAATTGAACTTCCGCGACTTGAATTCAGGGGACAAGTTTGTAGAAAGAGGTTATGATCCTGAACGTGGAATGTATTACTACAAAGTATTCTTCAATCGTGAAAAACGATAA